The sequence TTGAATTATGTTTGATATTTTATTTCCCGCTTGGCTTGCCGGCGTTTGTTTGGCTTTTATTACTGCACCGCTTGGTGCTTTTGTGGTATGGCGAAAAATGGCTTATTTCGGCGATACTCTTTCTCATTCTGCCTTACTTGGGGTGGCATTAGGCATTTTCTTGCAAATTGATCCCTATCTTGCTGTTATTGTGATGACCATTGTGTTGGCGCTGTTACTGGTTTGGTTGGAGCAGAAAACTCATTATTCGGTAGATACTGTACTTGGTATTATTGCGCATATCAGTCTTTCTCTTGGGGTTATTACCATTAGTTTACTTGATAATGTCAGAGTGGATTTAATGTCCTACTTATTTGGCGATTTATTGGCGATCAATTCCAACGATGTTCTCTTTATTGCTCTTGGTGCGGCTGCTATTTTGTCCATTTTAGCACTCTATTGGAAAGCTTTACTATCAATAACCATCAGTGCTGAATTAGCTCAAATTGAGGGGCTAAATGTTGTACGTCTACGTTTATTGTTGATGATTTTAACTGCATTAACTATTGCTTTGAGTATGAAATTTGTCGGAGCATTAATTATTACCTCATTACTGATTATTCCCTCGGCTACTGCAAGGCGATTTGCCAGAACACCTGAAAGAATGGTGATTATTGCCATTTTATTGAGCATAGTTGCAGTAACGGGTGGGCTGTTATTGTCGGCTTGGAAAGATACTCCGGCAGGGCCTTCTGTTGTGATTTGTGCCGGTTTTATCTTTTTATTATCGCTGTTTAAGAAAGAGAATAGTTAAACGAATATATAACGATATAAAATATAAACAGAAAGCATAATATTTTAGCGAAATGCCATTGAATTTCAGCATTAATCCGTTTAAATTGCATTATTATTTTTTGTGTTTTACTTACCTATTATTTAAGAAGTTATTATGTGTCAATTACTTGGAATGAATTGTAATACGCCAACTGATATTACTTTTTCTTTTGATGGTTTTCGCCGCCGTGGAGGCTTAACTGATCATCATACAGATGGATTTGGAATCGCATTTTTTGAGGGAAAGGGAGTGCGTGTTTTTCGCGATAACCGCCCGGGAGCCTCATCACCTATGGCTGAGTCAATCGGTCAATACCAGATTAAATCTTTAAATGTTGTGGCACATATTCGTAAAGCCACGCGAGGTGATGTTAACCTTGAAAATACGCATCCTTTTATTCGAGAATTGTGGGGCGAAAACTGGGTCTTTGCTCATAATGGTACAGTAGAAGGGGTTGGTGTTTGCGAAGATTGCCATTATCAACCGATTGGTACTACTGATTCTGAAGCTGCATTTTGCAGAATTGTTTCTGAATTAAAAGAGATGTATCCGGCTAAACCAAGCGAAAAAGAGATTTTTGATGCGGTGGTAAAAATCACCTCAGAAATTGCTGAACACGGTGTATTTAATTTTATTCTTTCTAACGGACATTGGATGATTGCTCGTTGTACCACAAATCTCCATTATGTTTGTCGTAAAGCCCCTTTTGGTAAGGCTCTGCGTGATGACGATGTTTCTATTGATTTTAGCCAATATACGAAAATTACCGATAAGGTGACTGTTATCACAACACAGCCTCTCACCAAAAATGAGAATTGGACCAAAATGAAAAATGGTGGTTATGTTTTCTTTAAAGATGGTGATGTAGTTTATGAAATAGAAGGCACTTTGCCTGAGGCGAAACCTCACGTTTAATCTTAGAAAATATGGCGTTTGATCTGTACCTTAATCAGTTAGCTTTGAATCTAATTATTAGGACAGAGTAATATTATGCTTTTTCATATCATTTATTTTCTTATTCATCTTATTTCTGTCCCACATTTGTGGGATTTTTTTGTTTGAAAGAAAGCTATACATTCAAACTAAACCGTTTTAGCTTGTTTTTTGGTTGAGAATAAATTATATTAAAAACAATTCTCAATTAAACTTTCTACAAGGAAGCTCCATGAAATTCAAACACAGCCTTATTTATTCTGCGTTATTCCTTTCCCCTATTACTTTTGCCCAAGAAAAAGACGTTCAACTTGATGAGGTTAAGGTTATTGCTGAATTAGAAAAAATTAAAGCAACGGATAATCAAAAAGCCGTGGTGGATTTAAGTTTGCTCGGCAAACAGCTGGCTTTTACCTCACCTATTACAGTTGTGAATTACGATGAACAAGCGTTTGCGGATAAATTGCCGCGTAATGTAGTGGATGCCTTGGCAAAAACGGATGCATCAATTATAAATTTTGGTGGTGAAACCAATACGCTGGGGGGCATTTATGTACGTGGTTTGCAGCTGGATGCCCGTCAGTTTAGTGTTAATGGTTTGTCGGGTTTATACGGAGCATACAATACTACTACTTCAGCGGTAGGTTCGGTACAGTTAATCAAAGGGGCTTCAACTGCAACGGTGGGCATGGATCCTGAAGGTGCGGCAGGGGCGGCAGTAAATATTGAAACCAAACGAGCAACAGATGGGCCGATCAATAAAATCGGCTTGGCGTGGTTCTCAAATAGTCGTTTGCAAGAGAGCTTTGATTTTGGCAGACGTTTTGGGACAAATAACGAATGGGGCGTACGTGTTAGTGGGCTTTATCGTGATGGCAATACTGCTCGTCAACATTACAGTGAACTGGCAAAAGAAATTGCACTTGGTGCAGATTATAGCGGTGAGAAATTGCGTGTCGGTGTGGATTATTTCCAAAGCAAACGAGCGACTAAAGGCGGACGTGCAAGGGTACAAGATATGCAAAATTTAACTTTTGCTTTACCGGTTGCACCGAATGGTAAAATTAATTTAGTGCCTAGTTGGTCTCGCCAAACAACTGATGATGAAACCGCATTAATCACCTTTGAATACGACTTACCTTGGCGAATGATGCTCTCAGGGGGCATTGGGCATATGGAGTCCAAATATTACGGCAATTTTACCCAATTAACGATGCTAAATAGCAAAGGGAATTATCGAGCCGTTAATGCGACGGCAATGGATTTCCGCTCTCGTACTACCAGTGGCAATTTAAAACTACAAGGAGAGCTTGAAACCGGCTCAATTTCTCATGCGTGGAGTATTGCTTACGATTTAGTTCAACGCCAACGAGATCACGATAGTAATCCAACCACACGACGTGGTGGCAGATTTAATAGCAATATCTATACACCAGAGTTTATTAATGAACCGAATCACGGTAGCCTTGAGCAAGCCGCTGATAATAAATTTACTGCCCAAAGTATCGCTTTTTCTGACACACTCGGCTTGATTGATAACCAAATTCGCTTAACACTTGGTGGACGCTTCCAATGGATTGAGCAACTTAACCGTGCTACCGATGTACGTTTAAAAGCGGATCGCTTCAGCCCGATGGCAGCGATTGCTTATGTACCGAATAATGATCTGGTTTATTACGCTAACTATTTGGAAGATTTAGAACCGGGTAATGCCGACCCTGATACAGGTGAAATGAATAGCCCACGCGTAACCAAGCAAATTGAATTAGGAATGCGTAAAAATTGGAATGAAACTTTTAGTTCAAGTTTAAGTGTTTATGAATTAAGCCGTCCGGGGATTATTCGTGGTAATACGGCGGCACTTGCGTCAAGTGCAGGTAAAGAGCAAGGAAAAGAACGTAATCGTGGTGTAGAGATAAATCTTTATGCCAAATTGCTGAAAAACACGCTCCGTCCAAGTTTAGGCATCAGTTATAATCAAGGTAAAGTGTTTGATTTTCCAACCTATGCCGACACTATCGTAAACGGTGTGCAAGTGACCAGCCCACGCTGGATTGCCAAAGCAGCTGTGGAGTGGGATACGCCATTCATTCAAAACTTAACGTTGAATGCAGGCTTACAACACTATGGCAAGTCTTACCAAGATACTGCTGCAATTTACCGCTTACCCTCTTACACCACGGTAGATTTAGGCGGGAAATATAGTCTGAAATTTGCTGGAAAACAGGAACTCACTTTGCGTGCGGGGGTGGAAAATCTGTTTAACAAACATTATTGGCAAATTCAACGTGGTCAGTACGACCGCAGTTTTGCTGTAGTTGGTATGCCTCGTACTTACTGGACAAAAGTGGAATATTCATTCTAATTAAAGCCTAAAGCAAGCGGTCATTTTTGCAAAAAAATCTGCAAAAATGACCGCTTGTTATGTTGTTTTTAAATGGCGATTCTCGGTAGAGTCGCAATTTAAAAGCAATCATTGATTTATAAATTATGAACTGGCAAACCGAATTAAATAATAGTTTTTTATGGTTAATCACCGCACTTTTTTGTACCTCTTTGGGGCTGTATCTTTTTGGTCGATTATTGGGATTTACTGAATTTGGACAGCGGTTTTGGCATATCACTCGTCCTGTTTGGCAAAAGTCGAATAAAGTCAAAATCATCGGACTAATTTTGTTGCTGCTTTTTATGGTACTGACAGAAGTGCGGATCAGTGTGCTGAACACCTTTTTCTATAATGGGCTGTATAGTTCAATGCAGAAAATGGAAGTAGAGTCTTTCTGGTTTTTTGCCTTAATCAATTTAATGTTGGTGATCGTTAAAATTGTTCATTCGGTCATCAACTATTTTTTACAACAAGTGCTGGAAATTCGCTGGTTGGAAAAGTTAAATTCAGAAATGCTGGCGCGTTGGCTCGCCAATAAGAATTACTATTTGGTGAAGTATGAAAAAGAGTTGCCTGATAACATCGATCAACGGATTGAACAAGATGCTACGGAATTTATTCATGGCACGCTTGATGCAGTGCGTGGTGTGATCAATGCGATTGTTTCGACCATTGAATTTACCATTATTCTTTGGGGATTATCAGGAGTTCTGGCAGTATTTGGTATTGAAGTGCCGAAAGGCGTGGTTTTCTTTATCTATATTTTTATTCTTCTTGCAACACTTTTATCTGTTGTGATTGGCAGACCGCTTATTCGCTTGAATTTCAACAAAGAAAAATATCAGGGGAATTACCGCTATTCACTTATTCGGGTGCGGGAGAATGCGGAAAGTATTGCTTTTTATTCGGGCGAAGCCCGTGAGCGGGAACATTTACAGCTGCGTTTTCGTACTATGATTGCCAACCGCTGGCAAATTGTGCGTAAAATGTTAGGGTTAGATGGCTTTAACACAGGTGTGACTCAAATTGCGATGATTTTGCCGCTGATGTTACAAGCCCCTCGCTTTTTCACAGGGCAAGTAACCCTTGGAGATATGCACCAAACCGTGCAATCTTTCAATCGTTTAATGCGTGCATTATCCTTTTTCCGCCTATTTTATGACGATTTTACTCTCTACCAAGCACGACTTAATCGTCTTTATGGCTTTTTCACTACACTGGATAAACTTGATGCAATGCCGGTGCATCAACCTTTAGCTTGTTCAAAAGGATTTTATCTGAAAGATTTTGGTGTGAAAGATAGCGAAGGCAGAGTGCTGTTTGGGCAGATAAATATTGAATTAAATGCAGGTGATGCCCTGCTGATTCAAGGCGATTCCGGTTCGGGTAAAACTACTTTGCTTAAAGCGTTGGCAGGGATTTATCCATTTGAAACTATTGGTATTGCCGAACGTGCTTGCGTAGAGCAGCCACTTTTCTTGCCACAACGCCCTTATGTACCACAAGGTACACTGAAAGAAGCGATCTGCTATCCGCATATTCAAGCAAGTGATAATGAGATTAAACAGGTGATGAGCCAATGTCGTCTAGAAAAATATCAGCACGCTTTAGCTCAAGAAAATGATTGGCAAGTGATTTTCTCACCGGGAGAATTACAACGTATTGCCTTTGTTCGGATTTTACTCAGCAAGCCGGAGCTGATTTTTCTAGATGAAACCACTTCCGCTCTTGATGAACCAACGGAAGCTTTGCTTTATCAAACAGTACGAAATACTTTGCCGGAGAGTATTATTATCAGTGTGGGACATCGCTGCACATTGCAGCAGTTTCATTCTAAATCTATTTATCTCACACCGCAGAATAGTTGTGGTTTGCCGGATTGCTGTCGAAATTAGTTGAGAAAATATAGCTAAAAACTGAATATTAAATGTTTCCCAAAATAATTCAATGGCTAAATTCTGCAATGTCCACAGAGCTTAATGTTATTTGGAGTAAGTTCATTGCCATAGTAATAATGTATAAGTTTAACTTTTGGGGCAAACCACTTAGTGTCGGGTATTTTCTCTTAACTTTCTCGTTTTACGATAAAGGAGGCCAACTCTTTTAATGCTGTTGTATCAAAGGGAAGCTTGGCAAGAGAAGTTAATGCTAGTTGATAAAGTGCTTCTGCTTTTTGTTTCGCTCCTTCTAATCCTAGTAGTTTGGGATAAGTGCTTTTATTAAGATTTTCATCTGAGCCGACTGTTTTACCAATTTTATCGGTTTCGCCAATAACATCTAAAATATCATCTTGTACTTGAAAAGCTAAACCTATGGCTTTTGCATAGCTTTCAAGCGGTTGTTTTATCGCTAAATTTTGCGAATGCTCGGAAAGGTTAAAGCCCATCATCACAGAAGATAAAATTAATGCGCCGGTTTTATTGCGATGAACCAATTCAAGTTCTTCCAAACCAATTGATTTATTTTCTGCAATTAAATCTAAGCTTTGCCCCAAACACATTCCTTTTGCGCCGGAAGCTATGGCTAGTTCACCTACTTGGGTGATTTTTTCTCTATCTGTTAAATGAGGATCGGTTGCCAGTAACTCAAAAGCAAAACTTTGTAAGGCATCGCCGGCTAGAATAGCTGTTGCTTCATCAAAGGCAATGTGACAGGTCGGTTTACCACGGCGTAATTTATCATCATCCATTGCCGGTAAATCATCATGAACCAGTGAATAAGCATGGATAGATTCCATGGCTGCGGCACTATGATCTAATTTTTCAAGACAAACACCAAGCATTCTGCCTGTCGCATAGATTAAAAAGGGACGAACCCGTTTACCACCTAATAAAACAGCATAAGACATGGCTTCAATCAAAGGGGAGCCTACCTCTTGGTATTGATTTAATTTATCAGACAAAAAGTGATTAATACGCTGTTGTAGGGTATTTAGATCGTAGGCTAAATCATAGCTCATAGTATTATTCTCTTTCGTAATCTGATAAGTCTGCGTTTTCATCTTTATTCAATAGAATTTGAATACGTTGTTCAGCCTTTTGTAAGCGTTCTTGCCCCTGTTGTACTAATTTAATGGCTGTTTCAAATTCATTTAATGCTTCTTCAAGCGGCAAATCACCAGCTTCTAAATGGGTTACAATTTCTTCTAATTCTTTGAGTGTGGTTTCAAAATCTTGAGTGGGTTTTTTAGCCATTTGGTGTTCTCTATTGATTGTCTAAAGTTGCTCAAGTTTACCGTTCTGTAAGGGGATTTGCAAATTCCTTTTACTTTTTGACCGCTTGCGGTTATGGTAGCATCTATTTCAATATAAGGAGTTTCTATGAAGGTGACAGAACTAAATATTTACCCGATTAAATCCACCCTTGGTACTGCTGTTTCACAAGCTTTTGTGGAAGCCAAGGGGCTGAACTTTGACCGTGAATTTATGCTTACCGAGCCAGACGGCAAATTTATTACTGCCCGTAAAGATAAGGAGTTATACCGTTTAACCGCTTTGCCGATTGCAAGTGGTTTAGTGATTAGTCATGTAAGCGGTGAAAAATGCGTTGCACTTTATCAAGACTTTGTAGAAGAACAGAGCAGTGAGGTTTGGGGAACACATTTTGCTTCTAAAGTTGCAGCAGATTCAGTAAATGCTTGGCTGAGTAAAATTTTTGACAGGGTTGTACAACTTCGTTGGCTCGGGGCTAAAAGTCAAAGAGAGGTTAATCGTTTTCCGGGAAATCCGCTGAGTTTTGCTGATAGTAATCCGGTAACATTGATGTCGGAGAAATCGCTTGAACAAGTTCAGCAATGGTCGCCGATTAAGCTTGAAATGGCACGTTTTCGCCCGAATATTGTTATCGATGGAAATGTAGCTTTTGAAGAAGAGCAGTGGGAACAAATTCAAATAGGCGAAGTCTTATTTACCAAATCCGAATTGTGTACCCGTTGCGTATTGATTACCCGAGATTTAACCACTTTAGAGCTAGATCCTCAAGCAGAACCATTTAGAACTCTAAAACAAAAGCATACCAATGAACAAGGCAAACCGATTTTTGGTATTCATCTTGTGCCACAAAATAGTGGAGTAATTAGAGTTGGCGATGTGATTAGCATAAAAGCATAACAATATAATATTTAAATATAAAAGGAGAATTTTAATGAATCAACGCAGTGAATCAAAAACTGTGCTATTCCCTATTTTGGTGTTTGTAGGGATCAATCTGCTCATATTTTCTATTGCCCGCTTAGGGCTGGCTGTTTGGCAAGCTGAGAGAGTATCTGCTGTGAATGGCTGGTTGCCCTTAATGTTGCAGGGCATTCGTATTGATATTTCAGCACTTTGTTGGTTATTTGGCTTGCCGGCATTACTTAGTATATTGTTATTTCAAAAAAATAAGATTGGCTCAATTTGGCGTACTATTCTAAGAATATGGCTGACAGTTGGCAGTGCCTTTATTCTTTTTATGGAGGTGGCAACTCCTAACTTTATTGAAACCTTCGACCTTCGCCCTAATCGCCTATTTATTGAATATCTTGTTCATCCAAAAGAAGTTTTTACTATGTTGATTAACGGGCATTTAGTCAGTGTAGTTTGTGGTATATTGGCTTTGATTGCTTCATCGGTTATTTATTGGAAGCTATCTGGCTGGGCAACTCAGAATTTACGTTTTCCTAATTGGAAAATGCGTCCGCTACTTGCATTATTAATAGCAGCGATTGTATTTTTAGGCGGTCGTTCAAGCTTTGCTCATCGTGGCATTAATCCTGCAATGGTGGCATTTTCAAGCGATCCTCTTGTCAACTCATTGGTATTAAATTCCGGATATTCCGTGCTTTATGCGGTTCAGCAGTTAAAAGATGAAGATAAATCCTCAGAACAATACGGAAAAATGTCAGTTGAGGAGATGTTAAGTATTGTTAAGCAGAGTCGTAATCGAGCGGAGTCTGATTATATTTCAGATGAAATTCCCACCTTGACCGAAAATAAGGCGAGCTATCAAAGCAAAGCAAAAAATATTGTGATCATTCTAGAAGAGAGTTTAGGCGCACAGTTTGTCGGCTCATTAGGTGGAAAGGATCTTACGCCAAATCTGGATAAGCTTTCAAAAGAAGGCTGGTATTTCACTAATCTTTATGCAACAGGAACCCGTTCTGTCAGAGGGATTGAAGCCGTCACAACTGGATTTACCCCAACACCGGCTCGTGCAGTGGTGAAATTGACTAAAAGCCAAAACAATTTTTTCAGCATTGCAGAATTGTTGAAACACCAAGGTTATCACACCTCGTTTATTTATGGTGGTGAAAAGCATTTTGATAATATGGCAAGCTTTTTCTATGGCAACGGTTTTCAACAAATTATTGATGAAAAGGATTACAAGAATCCAAAATTCACCGCAACCTGGGGCGTGAGCGATGAGGATTTATTTGATAAAGCCAATGAAACTTTTAACGAGCTTCATCAACAGGGTAAGCCTTTCTTTAGTTTAGTTTTTAGTTCAAGTAACCATGATCCTTTTGAATTCCCGGACGGTAAAATTGAATTATACGAACAGCCAAAACAGACTCGCAATAATGCGGCAAAATATGCCGATTATGCTATCGGGCATTTCTTTGACTTAGCTAAAAAATCAGATTATTGGAAAGACACAGTATTTTTAGTGATTGCCGATCACGATTCTCGTGCAGTCGGTGAACATTTAGTTCCGATTCAACATTTCCATATTCCGGCACTTTTATTAGCAGATCATATTGAACCAAGAGCGGATAATCGCTTAGTCAGTCAAATGGATATGCCAACAACATTGCTTTCGGTAGCGGGGGTAAGCGGTCAATATCCGATGATAGGTTACGATTTAACTCAAAATATCGACCCTAATCGTGCTTTTATGCAATATGATGCCACACAGGCAATGATGAGGGGCAATGATGTTGTGGTGATGCGTCCTAATTTACCGATTGAAGGTTTTGAGTATGATCAATCTACGCATAAATTAACACCGAAAACGTTACCTGAGGAATTTAAAAAAGAAGCCTTAGCTCATGCTTTGTTAGGTAGCTATTTATATAAAAACCAATTATACAAATTGCCGAAAGAAGAGAAATGATCTTAAAAAATATCCCCTTCTTAGTTTAAAGAAGGGGATATTTTAATGTAGCTTTATAGATATTATTTCAGAAATAATGCGGCTGCACCACGCGTACCACCGGAGTCGCCGTGAATGGCTTTTTTAATGACCGGCACTTTAGCTGAACGCATTAAATGTTTCGGCAATGCTTTCGGTAAGGCTTGATAAATATAATCAAAGTTAGATAAACCACCCCCAAAAACAATCATATCCGGATCTAAAATCGTAATAAGATTACCAATGCTGATTGCCATTAATTCAATATATTTTTCAACAAACTCGACGACTTTAGTGTCTTGAGTGTAAAAACGTTCGATAATCTCTTTTGCGGATACCTTTTCGCCAACCAGATCAGCAAACAATAACTCAAAACCTCGCCCTGAAATATAGGTATCTAAACAGGCGTGATTACCACAACCACAGTCATAAATCGGCGCTTTCTCCCAACCGAGTAATTTTAAAGCATGGTAGTTGAGCTGCATGTGACCGACTTCACCCGCCATACCGATTCTGCCTGAATGAACTTTGCCGTCAAACACAAAACCACCGCCAAAACCTGTGCCGATAATTAAGCCTAATACGGTTGAGAAAGACTTATTGCTTTCATCCCACGCTTCAGATAGGGCGAAGCAGTTGGCATCGTTTTCTGCTCTTACCTCACGTCCTAAACGTGTGCTCAAGTCTTTAATAATGGCTTTACCGTCCGCAACACGAATATTGGTAATTTCTGCAATGCCTGTTTCTCGGTTTACAAAGCCCGGCAAGCCTAGGCCGACTGAGCCTTTTTCACCGAATTTGCTATCGGCATCATTCACCAAAGTTTCAACGGTATTAAGCCAATCATCATAGTTAGTTTGTGGGGTTGGCACACGTTCGCTATACAGTTTTTCCAATTTTTCACTGAATGCTGCCAGCTCAATTTTGGTACCACCAATATCTAAACCGTAATAAATCGCCATAATTAGACTCTCTTATGAAATAAGTTAAATGGATTGCGTTTTTCTAACCAAGGCACAAACC comes from Mannheimia granulomatis and encodes:
- the znuB gene encoding zinc ABC transporter permease subunit ZnuB, whose amino-acid sequence is MFDILFPAWLAGVCLAFITAPLGAFVVWRKMAYFGDTLSHSALLGVALGIFLQIDPYLAVIVMTIVLALLLVWLEQKTHYSVDTVLGIIAHISLSLGVITISLLDNVRVDLMSYLFGDLLAINSNDVLFIALGAAAILSILALYWKALLSITISAELAQIEGLNVVRLRLLLMILTALTIALSMKFVGALIITSLLIIPSATARRFARTPERMVIIAILLSIVAVTGGLLLSAWKDTPAGPSVVICAGFIFLLSLFKKENS
- a CDS encoding class II glutamine amidotransferase, coding for MCQLLGMNCNTPTDITFSFDGFRRRGGLTDHHTDGFGIAFFEGKGVRVFRDNRPGASSPMAESIGQYQIKSLNVVAHIRKATRGDVNLENTHPFIRELWGENWVFAHNGTVEGVGVCEDCHYQPIGTTDSEAAFCRIVSELKEMYPAKPSEKEIFDAVVKITSEIAEHGVFNFILSNGHWMIARCTTNLHYVCRKAPFGKALRDDDVSIDFSQYTKITDKVTVITTQPLTKNENWTKMKNGGYVFFKDGDVVYEIEGTLPEAKPHV
- a CDS encoding TonB-dependent receptor, translated to MKFKHSLIYSALFLSPITFAQEKDVQLDEVKVIAELEKIKATDNQKAVVDLSLLGKQLAFTSPITVVNYDEQAFADKLPRNVVDALAKTDASIINFGGETNTLGGIYVRGLQLDARQFSVNGLSGLYGAYNTTTSAVGSVQLIKGASTATVGMDPEGAAGAAVNIETKRATDGPINKIGLAWFSNSRLQESFDFGRRFGTNNEWGVRVSGLYRDGNTARQHYSELAKEIALGADYSGEKLRVGVDYFQSKRATKGGRARVQDMQNLTFALPVAPNGKINLVPSWSRQTTDDETALITFEYDLPWRMMLSGGIGHMESKYYGNFTQLTMLNSKGNYRAVNATAMDFRSRTTSGNLKLQGELETGSISHAWSIAYDLVQRQRDHDSNPTTRRGGRFNSNIYTPEFINEPNHGSLEQAADNKFTAQSIAFSDTLGLIDNQIRLTLGGRFQWIEQLNRATDVRLKADRFSPMAAIAYVPNNDLVYYANYLEDLEPGNADPDTGEMNSPRVTKQIELGMRKNWNETFSSSLSVYELSRPGIIRGNTAALASSAGKEQGKERNRGVEINLYAKLLKNTLRPSLGISYNQGKVFDFPTYADTIVNGVQVTSPRWIAKAAVEWDTPFIQNLTLNAGLQHYGKSYQDTAAIYRLPSYTTVDLGGKYSLKFAGKQELTLRAGVENLFNKHYWQIQRGQYDRSFAVVGMPRTYWTKVEYSF
- a CDS encoding ABC transporter ATP-binding protein/permease, translating into MNWQTELNNSFLWLITALFCTSLGLYLFGRLLGFTEFGQRFWHITRPVWQKSNKVKIIGLILLLLFMVLTEVRISVLNTFFYNGLYSSMQKMEVESFWFFALINLMLVIVKIVHSVINYFLQQVLEIRWLEKLNSEMLARWLANKNYYLVKYEKELPDNIDQRIEQDATEFIHGTLDAVRGVINAIVSTIEFTIILWGLSGVLAVFGIEVPKGVVFFIYIFILLATLLSVVIGRPLIRLNFNKEKYQGNYRYSLIRVRENAESIAFYSGEAREREHLQLRFRTMIANRWQIVRKMLGLDGFNTGVTQIAMILPLMLQAPRFFTGQVTLGDMHQTVQSFNRLMRALSFFRLFYDDFTLYQARLNRLYGFFTTLDKLDAMPVHQPLACSKGFYLKDFGVKDSEGRVLFGQINIELNAGDALLIQGDSGSGKTTLLKALAGIYPFETIGIAERACVEQPLFLPQRPYVPQGTLKEAICYPHIQASDNEIKQVMSQCRLEKYQHALAQENDWQVIFSPGELQRIAFVRILLSKPELIFLDETTSALDEPTEALLYQTVRNTLPESIIISVGHRCTLQQFHSKSIYLTPQNSCGLPDCCRN
- the ispA gene encoding (2E,6E)-farnesyl diphosphate synthase, with the protein product MSYDLAYDLNTLQQRINHFLSDKLNQYQEVGSPLIEAMSYAVLLGGKRVRPFLIYATGRMLGVCLEKLDHSAAAMESIHAYSLVHDDLPAMDDDKLRRGKPTCHIAFDEATAILAGDALQSFAFELLATDPHLTDREKITQVGELAIASGAKGMCLGQSLDLIAENKSIGLEELELVHRNKTGALILSSVMMGFNLSEHSQNLAIKQPLESYAKAIGLAFQVQDDILDVIGETDKIGKTVGSDENLNKSTYPKLLGLEGAKQKAEALYQLALTSLAKLPFDTTALKELASFIVKRES
- the xseB gene encoding exodeoxyribonuclease VII small subunit, whose translation is MAKKPTQDFETTLKELEEIVTHLEAGDLPLEEALNEFETAIKLVQQGQERLQKAEQRIQILLNKDENADLSDYERE
- a CDS encoding MOSC domain-containing protein encodes the protein MKVTELNIYPIKSTLGTAVSQAFVEAKGLNFDREFMLTEPDGKFITARKDKELYRLTALPIASGLVISHVSGEKCVALYQDFVEEQSSEVWGTHFASKVAADSVNAWLSKIFDRVVQLRWLGAKSQREVNRFPGNPLSFADSNPVTLMSEKSLEQVQQWSPIKLEMARFRPNIVIDGNVAFEEEQWEQIQIGEVLFTKSELCTRCVLITRDLTTLELDPQAEPFRTLKQKHTNEQGKPIFGIHLVPQNSGVIRVGDVISIKA
- a CDS encoding LTA synthase family protein; this translates as MNQRSESKTVLFPILVFVGINLLIFSIARLGLAVWQAERVSAVNGWLPLMLQGIRIDISALCWLFGLPALLSILLFQKNKIGSIWRTILRIWLTVGSAFILFMEVATPNFIETFDLRPNRLFIEYLVHPKEVFTMLINGHLVSVVCGILALIASSVIYWKLSGWATQNLRFPNWKMRPLLALLIAAIVFLGGRSSFAHRGINPAMVAFSSDPLVNSLVLNSGYSVLYAVQQLKDEDKSSEQYGKMSVEEMLSIVKQSRNRAESDYISDEIPTLTENKASYQSKAKNIVIILEESLGAQFVGSLGGKDLTPNLDKLSKEGWYFTNLYATGTRSVRGIEAVTTGFTPTPARAVVKLTKSQNNFFSIAELLKHQGYHTSFIYGGEKHFDNMASFFYGNGFQQIIDEKDYKNPKFTATWGVSDEDLFDKANETFNELHQQGKPFFSLVFSSSNHDPFEFPDGKIELYEQPKQTRNNAAKYADYAIGHFFDLAKKSDYWKDTVFLVIADHDSRAVGEHLVPIQHFHIPALLLADHIEPRADNRLVSQMDMPTTLLSVAGVSGQYPMIGYDLTQNIDPNRAFMQYDATQAMMRGNDVVVMRPNLPIEGFEYDQSTHKLTPKTLPEEFKKEALAHALLGSYLYKNQLYKLPKEEK
- the nagK gene encoding N-acetylglucosamine kinase gives rise to the protein MAIYYGLDIGGTKIELAAFSEKLEKLYSERVPTPQTNYDDWLNTVETLVNDADSKFGEKGSVGLGLPGFVNRETGIAEITNIRVADGKAIIKDLSTRLGREVRAENDANCFALSEAWDESNKSFSTVLGLIIGTGFGGGFVFDGKVHSGRIGMAGEVGHMQLNYHALKLLGWEKAPIYDCGCGNHACLDTYISGRGFELLFADLVGEKVSAKEIIERFYTQDTKVVEFVEKYIELMAISIGNLITILDPDMIVFGGGLSNFDYIYQALPKALPKHLMRSAKVPVIKKAIHGDSGGTRGAAALFLK